From a region of the Deltaproteobacteria bacterium genome:
- the tsaD gene encoding tRNA (adenosine(37)-N6)-threonylcarbamoyltransferase complex transferase subunit TsaD, with protein sequence MKVLGIETSCDETAAAVVEDGPKILTNIIHSQVKTHAQFGGVVPEIASREHIHKIVEVVEQAVEPLGGMSEIDGVAVTTGPGLVGCLLVGAQVAKGIAMARGIPMVGVNHLEGHISAALLAQEAPSYPHVALVVSGGHTHLYHVQSFGSYELLGGTRDDAAGEAFDKVAKVLGLGYPGGIHVDRLAQDGNPKAISLPRGMNTTKHFDFSFSGLKTAGINYIREHGGALEGQELNDFCASLQEAIADILTKKAVAAAKRCGVEGIVVAGGVAANSRVRALLEERCHNNKMWAFLPPRVLCTDNAAMIAAAGWTRLQNGETTPWSTEVRSRWPLGDLEVPSHD encoded by the coding sequence ATGAAAGTTTTAGGCATTGAAACCAGCTGCGATGAAACGGCGGCAGCGGTCGTGGAAGACGGTCCGAAAATTCTGACCAATATCATCCACTCTCAGGTTAAAACCCACGCTCAGTTCGGGGGTGTTGTACCGGAAATCGCTTCACGAGAGCACATTCATAAGATCGTAGAAGTCGTCGAACAGGCCGTAGAGCCCCTGGGCGGGATGAGCGAAATCGATGGGGTAGCCGTGACCACAGGCCCAGGTTTGGTCGGATGCCTCTTGGTGGGCGCTCAGGTAGCCAAAGGCATTGCGATGGCACGTGGGATCCCGATGGTCGGTGTAAATCACCTAGAGGGGCATATTTCTGCAGCATTGCTGGCGCAAGAAGCCCCAAGTTATCCCCATGTGGCTTTGGTTGTGAGCGGCGGCCACACTCATCTCTACCATGTGCAATCCTTTGGCTCGTATGAGCTTCTGGGAGGCACGCGGGATGATGCGGCGGGTGAGGCATTTGATAAAGTGGCTAAGGTGCTTGGGCTGGGATACCCAGGCGGTATCCACGTGGATAGGCTGGCGCAAGACGGCAACCCGAAGGCGATTTCTTTGCCTCGCGGTATGAATACAACAAAACATTTCGATTTTTCTTTCTCCGGGCTTAAAACCGCTGGAATCAATTATATTCGGGAGCACGGTGGAGCCTTGGAAGGCCAAGAACTTAATGATTTCTGTGCATCCTTGCAGGAAGCGATAGCTGACATTCTTACGAAAAAAGCAGTGGCTGCGGCCAAACGTTGTGGTGTTGAAGGCATCGTGGTGGCTGGAGGTGTGGCGGCCAACTCTCGAGTGCGAGCACTTTTAGAAGAGCGGTGTCACAACAATAAGATGTGGGCGTTTTTGCCTCCCCGGGTTTTATGCACGGATAATGCGGCGATGATTGCTGCTGCCGGTTGGACTCGATTGCAAAATGGTGAAACCACACCTTGGAGCACAGAAGTACGCAGCCGCTGGCCCTTGGGTGACCTTGAGGTACCAAGTCATGACTGA
- a CDS encoding DUF1460 domain-containing protein yields MHRHHWILIAALFSLNCTPQEPHREPMLPTEPLKKGPIGGFDEEKSASDMPKLDPLPRKAKKDIQQWFRSVGPIRANESFGELITRAARHHLHKPYLNPEQSSGPEILDTTLETFQCVSLVETSMSLARCLWMGTPNPRCYRDEIAATRYRDGRMGGYASRLHYFYDWLEDNSRRERLAWMTDSLGGERVYRKFSIMTAHPKKYPALSDPLIFEQIKSLEDNLNESELFWIPSTQVENLQAQLKEGDVIGVITHTKGLLISHTGLVSFGDDNKPHYLHASSHHKRVVFTPGSIAEYMLAQKKRKGIVVARPLAP; encoded by the coding sequence ATGCACCGGCACCATTGGATACTGATTGCGGCACTCTTTTCGCTAAATTGCACGCCGCAAGAACCTCACCGTGAACCCATGTTGCCTACAGAACCGCTCAAAAAGGGCCCTATTGGAGGTTTTGACGAAGAAAAGTCAGCCTCAGACATGCCCAAGCTCGATCCCCTTCCTCGCAAAGCCAAAAAAGATATTCAACAATGGTTCAGGTCGGTCGGTCCCATCCGTGCCAACGAATCTTTTGGAGAGCTTATCACTCGGGCAGCTCGGCACCACCTCCACAAGCCATATTTAAACCCCGAACAATCCTCCGGCCCTGAAATCCTCGACACAACTTTGGAAACATTTCAGTGTGTCTCTTTGGTAGAAACCAGCATGTCTCTGGCCCGCTGCCTTTGGATGGGTACCCCCAACCCGCGGTGCTATCGAGATGAAATTGCAGCCACCCGTTACCGAGATGGACGCATGGGGGGCTATGCCTCACGTCTTCACTACTTTTATGACTGGTTAGAGGACAACTCGCGCCGTGAGCGCCTGGCCTGGATGACAGACTCTCTCGGAGGCGAGAGGGTTTATCGAAAATTCTCAATTATGACCGCACACCCTAAAAAATACCCCGCGCTCTCTGACCCACTGATTTTCGAACAAATTAAAAGTTTAGAAGACAATCTCAACGAGTCCGAGCTTTTTTGGATTCCCTCAACACAAGTTGAAAATCTACAAGCTCAACTTAAAGAAGGCGATGTGATTGGCGTGATTACCCACACCAAAGGCCTCTTGATCAGTCACACAGGACTGGTTTCATTTGGCGACGACAACAAGCCACATTATCTTCATGCGTCGAGTCACCATAAACGGGTGGTGTTTACGCCCGGTTCTATCGCGGAATACATGCTGGCTCAGAAAAAACGAAAAGGGATTGTGGTGGCGAGGCCACTGGCACCGTAA
- a CDS encoding fused response regulator/phosphatase: MTGEPEILPIESEGPIKVLLVDDDRINRVLLNAILKREGYAVLEANDGQEAVDIFDSEKPDLVLMDVMMPVMDGYEATKLIKSRGAERFVPVIFLTAVTDEKALAKCVECGGDDFLVKPYNRVILKAKIDAMLRIRSVYATMRYQRDEIAGHQSRLEHEHQVAERVFAKIIPKGCLDLDNIRYMLSPVSIFNGDLLLATRTPSGSLYVMLGDFTGHGLPAAVGAIPVAEVFYGMASKGFSLAAIVTEINRKLRASLPTEVFFAACFLDFKAGGESVFAWNGGVPDALIYKPGTGLRSRIPSHSIPLGVMDNLQCQPVRLNISEDERIYIYSDGVIEASNPDGEMFGQEGLEKLFTAEGDPDDLFDEIGKSVNAWRKGGEQADDTTLIEIRCEQPDPEQFAAEPAKETRKSLPMVWQSSLELSGDTLRIVDPIPVLMHVVTELQGLDGYREPLYTVLAELFNNALEHGLLGLESSLKQNVEGFSQYYAMRQQRLAELREGSIRFDFEHVPFEEGGRLTIKVTDTGPGFDHEGTLSGLATNYSHSGRGIALVKTICENVSYYGNGNSVIAEFIWGESADS; encoded by the coding sequence ATGACCGGCGAGCCTGAGATATTACCAATAGAGTCCGAAGGACCTATCAAGGTTTTGCTTGTCGATGATGATCGCATCAACCGAGTTCTACTCAATGCAATCTTAAAACGAGAAGGCTATGCCGTTTTAGAAGCCAATGATGGCCAAGAAGCGGTGGACATCTTCGATAGCGAGAAACCAGATCTCGTATTGATGGATGTCATGATGCCGGTGATGGATGGCTATGAAGCCACCAAGCTCATCAAATCTCGTGGCGCTGAGCGATTCGTTCCTGTCATTTTTCTAACCGCTGTGACCGATGAAAAGGCTTTGGCCAAATGTGTTGAGTGCGGCGGTGATGACTTCCTCGTGAAGCCCTACAACCGAGTTATCCTAAAAGCGAAGATCGACGCGATGCTTCGAATCCGCTCGGTTTATGCAACCATGCGTTATCAGCGCGATGAGATTGCGGGTCACCAAAGTCGTTTGGAGCACGAGCATCAGGTAGCAGAGCGGGTCTTTGCTAAGATTATCCCGAAGGGGTGTTTGGACCTCGACAATATTCGTTACATGCTCTCGCCTGTTTCCATTTTTAATGGCGACTTACTTCTGGCAACCCGTACACCCTCTGGATCGCTTTACGTTATGCTGGGTGATTTCACAGGACACGGTCTACCGGCTGCAGTTGGAGCGATTCCGGTTGCTGAAGTTTTTTACGGTATGGCGAGTAAAGGTTTCTCATTGGCGGCCATCGTTACGGAGATCAACCGTAAGCTACGGGCCTCATTACCAACCGAAGTCTTTTTTGCGGCATGTTTCCTCGACTTTAAAGCTGGCGGCGAAAGTGTGTTTGCTTGGAATGGCGGCGTGCCGGATGCATTGATTTACAAGCCAGGCACCGGGCTGCGTAGCCGGATTCCATCTCATAGTATCCCGCTGGGTGTGATGGATAATCTACAATGCCAGCCGGTTCGTTTGAATATCAGCGAAGACGAAAGAATCTATATTTATTCCGACGGCGTGATTGAAGCCTCCAACCCCGATGGTGAAATGTTTGGTCAGGAAGGCTTAGAGAAGCTCTTCACGGCCGAGGGTGATCCCGACGACCTCTTTGATGAGATTGGTAAGAGCGTTAACGCTTGGCGAAAAGGTGGCGAGCAGGCCGACGATACGACTTTGATCGAGATCCGTTGTGAACAACCAGATCCTGAGCAGTTTGCGGCAGAGCCTGCCAAAGAAACGCGTAAAAGCTTGCCGATGGTTTGGCAATCTAGCTTGGAACTGTCCGGTGATACACTGCGCATCGTCGACCCAATTCCGGTTTTGATGCATGTTGTAACCGAGCTGCAAGGCCTCGATGGTTACCGCGAGCCTCTTTATACCGTTTTGGCTGAGCTCTTTAATAACGCCCTAGAACACGGTCTCTTAGGACTGGAGTCGAGCCTGAAACAGAACGTTGAAGGTTTCAGTCAGTACTACGCCATGCGTCAGCAACGCTTGGCTGAGCTTAGAGAGGGTAGCATCCGATTTGATTTCGAGCATGTACCGTTTGAGGAAGGTGGTCGCTTAACGATTAAAGTGACCGATACCGGACCAGGGTTTGACCACGAAGGTACACTTTCGGGGCTCGCTACGAATTATTCTCACAGCGGCCGAGGCATCGCGCTGGTGAAGACAATCTGTGAAAACGTTTCCTATTATGGGAATGGTAACAGCGTCATTGCTGAATTTATCTGGGGCGAAAGCGCAGATAGTTAA
- a CDS encoding STAS domain-containing protein, protein MAVTSELASDGAQLTIKISGRFDFSSHQEFRKAYEAVSQSNLAYVIDMASAEYLDSSALGMLLLMREHAGGDQADIRIVNCRPQIKNILKVANFAKLFKVE, encoded by the coding sequence ATGGCTGTTACATCCGAGCTGGCGAGCGACGGCGCTCAACTGACGATTAAAATTTCAGGTCGTTTTGATTTTAGTTCCCATCAGGAATTTAGAAAAGCATATGAGGCGGTGTCGCAGTCGAATTTGGCGTACGTCATCGACATGGCATCTGCTGAATATCTAGATAGCTCTGCCTTGGGTATGCTGCTGCTTATGCGAGAGCATGCTGGCGGTGACCAAGCAGATATTCGCATCGTGAATTGTAGACCACAGATTAAGAACATTCTTAAAGTGGCCAACTTCGCGAAGCTCTTCAAGGTCGAATAA